In Humulus lupulus chromosome 6, drHumLupu1.1, whole genome shotgun sequence, a single genomic region encodes these proteins:
- the LOC133781711 gene encoding cellulose synthase-like protein G2, with product MEDSDQPLHVCRVHKSSIIFSRFHSFLHVLAVLFLIYYRASFFLQNDIETRGGIIPSLPWLLLFLSELCLFLIWLLAQALRWHPVSRSVFPERLPENDKLPAIDVFVFTADADREPTLHVMNTVISAMALDYPPDKLHVYLSDDGGSAVTLNGMREAWRFAKWWIPFCRRFKIQKRCPDAYFSSLVNDDDDGHSESFDEFTTEQEKLKEGYQVFKESIKGIKESFVDTSGFTGKNHPSVIEVIQGNPSDPNTEQEEIAMLPQLVYVSREKRPSHPHHFKAGAFNVLLRVSGVISNSPYILALDCDMYCNDPTSARQAMCFHLDPKISSSLAFVQFPQRFHNVSRNDIYDSQIRSTYSLLWQGMDGLDGPVLSGTGFFLKRVSLYGRYVEEEGADPMELKKYFGPSNEFIKSLVNHKKPNVANIRDSSNSNALLEEAKFLASCTYGSETKWGQDVGFLYYSVAEDYLTGFTLQSKAWTSVYLSSSTPQFLGSGVTNLNDLLSQGIRWSSGLVEVGISKFCPFVYGPSKMSFLEKMSYGYLSFFPLYFLPLWCFATVPQLCLLSGIPMYPEVSNSFFIVFLFIFASSLVQHSFEVFITGGSPRSVINEVRLWMIQSITSHLYGSLDAFMKRIGMREASFLLTNKVDDDETVELYRNGKFDFRTPAMFLVPLVVLVILNVVSLLVGITRAILVGNLDKMFLQVFLCLYILVISYPIIEGMVIRKDKGRIPASITVVSSATFSIIIFFLMGLTFFIY from the exons ATGGAGGACTCTGATCAACCTCTTCATGTCTGCCGTGTCCATAAATCTTCCATCATCTTTAGCAGATTTCACTCTTTCCTTCATGTATTAGCAGTATTATTCTTGATCTATTACAGGGCCTCTTTCTTTCTCCAAAATGATATCGAGACCAGAGGAGGAATTATACCATCTCTACCATggcttcttctctttctctctgagCTGTGTCTCTTCCTTATATGGCTTCTAGCCCAAGCCTTAAGGTGGCATCCCGTTTCTCGTTCTGTATTTCCAGAGAGATTGCCAGAAAATGATAAACTTCCAGCTATCGATGTCTTTGTTTTCACAGCAGATGCAGATAGAGAGCCAACTTTGCATGTGATGAACACTGTCATATCAGCCATGGCGCTGGACTACCCTCCTGACAAGCTTCATGTGTATCTTTCCGACGATGGTGGTTCTGCGGTGACTTTGAATGGAATGAGAGAGGCTTGGAGATTTGCCAAGTGGTGGATTCCATTTTGTAGGAGGTTTAAAATCCAGAAGAGGTGTCCAGATGCTTATTTCTCATCATTAgtgaatgatgatgatgatggccATTCGGAAAGTTTTGATGAGTTCACGACAGAACAAGAGAAGCTTAAA GAAGGATACCAAGTGTtcaaagaaagcattaaaggaatAAAAGAGAGCTTTGTAGATACTAGTGGCTTCACTGGTAAAAATCACCCATCTGTCATTGAG GTGATCCAAGGAAATCCCAGTGACCCTAACACAGAACAAGAAGAGATAGCTATGTTGCCTCAACTTGTTTATGTTTCTAGGGAGAAAAGACCTTCTCATCCTCACCATTTTAAGGCTGGAGCATTTAATGTTCtt CTTCGAGTCTCCGGTGTGATAAGCAATTCTCCATACATACTTGCTCTTGACTGTGACATGTATTGCAATGATCCAACATCAGCAAGACAAGCTATGTGCTTTCATCTTGATCCAAAAATATCTTCCTCTCTAGCTTTTGTGCAGTTCCCTCAGAGATTCCACAACGTTTCTAGAAATGATATCTATGACAGTCAGATAAGGTCAACATATTCG TTGCTCTGGCAAGGTATGGATGGACTGGATGGACCTGTATTGTCTGGTACAGGCTTTTTCCTGAAAAGGGTGTCCTTATATGGCAGATATGTGGAAGAAGAAG GTGCTGATCCAATGGAACTGAAAAAGTATTTTGGGCCATCCAATGAGTTCATCAAATCTCTTGTTAATCACAAGAAGCCTAATGTAGCAAATATTAGAGACTCTTCTAATTCTAATGCATTGTTAGAAGAGGCCAAATTTTTGGCTTCTTGCACCTATGGAAGTGAAACAAAATGGGGTCAAGAT GTTGGTTTTCTGTATTATTCAGTAGCAGAAGATTACTTGACCGGCTTCACCTTACAATCCAAAGCCTGGACTTCAGTGTATCTGAGCTCATCAACGCCGCAGTTTTTGGGCTCTGGTGTCACAAATTTGAATGATCTGTTGAGTCAAGGAATAAGATGGAGTTCAGGGTTGGTCGAAGTCGGCATCTCAAAGTTTTGCCCTTTTGTTTATGGTCCCTCCAAAATGTCCTTTCTTGAGAAAATGAGCTATGGATATCTCTCATTTTTTCCCCTCTACTTCTTACCTTTGTGGTGTTTCGCTACTGTTCCTCAACTCTGCTTGCTGAGTGGTATTCCTATGTATCCTGAg GTTTCAAACTCATTTTTCATTGTATTTCTGTTCATCTTTGCCTCCTCACTTGTTCAACATTCTTTTGAGGTCTTCATCACTGGTGGGTCGCCTCGCTCAGTGATAAATGAGGTAAGGTTATGGATGATACAATCAATCACATCTCATCTCTATGGGAGCTTGGATGCTTTCATGAAGAGGATTGGTATGAGGGAAGCCAGTTTCTTGCTCACCAACAAAGTTGATGATGACGAAACAGTTGAACTATACCGAAATGGAAAATTCGATTTCAGAACACCAGCTATGTTTCTTGTTCCGCTGGTTGTTCTAGTTATCCTGAACGTGGTTTCTCTTCTTGTGGGAATCACTAGAGCTATCCTTGTTGGAAATTTGGACAAGATGTTTCTACAAGTTTTCTTGTGTCTCTATATCTTGGTCATAAGCTACCCCATAATAGAAGGGATGGTAATAAGGAAGGATAAGGGACGAATTCCAGCATCCATCACAGTAGTATCATCTGCTACATTTTCTATCATCATTTTCTTCCTAATggggcttacatttttcatctactAG
- the LOC133781712 gene encoding FHA domain-containing protein At4g14490-like, which yields MALKLEITKGPRAGETLEYRPGSTIRIGRVVRGNNLTIKDSGISTKHLSLESDESGKWLLQDLGSSNGSFLNDQLIDPDVPVDLSDGDCIKIGESTSISVKVEVHDGSYLRRSSRRGVQEKDGGASGATNRGRRGKVAKEKEKEVECALGEENAEAVDVVEVVEKPRRGRKARVLKSVVEEKEEQEHEEKMGQLRQVGTRRTRSSKKEENAVSCSVLEKIPENSDVDGGQVKVGNKKTTRTRAGGGTRRRKNSPQKSPDCVEVIDLKDELIMREHECEKAVGDEHRVEEVGAGELCVEEIGEKEDHGRDACGISGEAKKDSASGSKEKLGESGKELDLEKTTLGEWFDYLEIALPKQIIEASEEMIKGMRLKAERVHNYMVELEAPIV from the coding sequence aTGGCTCTCAAACTTGAAATCACCAAAGGACCTCGAGCCGGAGAAACCCTAGAATATCGGCCCGGATCCACCATTCGAATCGGTCGTGTTGTCCGGGGTAATAACCTCACCATCAAAGACTCCGGCATCTCCACCAAGCACCTCTCCCTCGAATCCGACGAATCTGGCAAATGGCTACTTCAAGACCTCGGCTCCTCCAACGGCTCTTTCCTCAACGACCAACTGATCGACCCCGACGTCCCCGTCGATCTCAGTGACGGAGACTGCATCAAGATTGGAGAATCCACTTCCATCTCCGTCAAGGTTGAAGTCCACGATGGGAGCTACTTGAGGCGGAGCTCTAGGCGTGGAGTTCAGGAGAAGGATGGCGGAGCTTCTGGTGCGACTAATCGGGGTAGGAGAGGTAAGGTTGCGAAGGAAAAGGAGAAGGAAGTGGAATGTGCTTTGGGGGAGGAGAATGCAGAGGCGGTGGATGTAGTTGAGGTGGTTGAGAAACCAAGGCGGGGGAGGAAAGCTAGGGTTTTGAAGAGTGTGGTTGAGGAGAAGGAGGAGCAAGAGCATGAAGAGAAAATGGGGCAGCTGCGGCAAGTGGGAACGAGGCGAACTCGGAGCTCCAAAAAGGAGGAAAATGCAGTGTCTTGTTCAGTTCTTGAGAAAATTCCAGAGAATTCTGATGTAGATGGTGGACAAGTTAAGGTTGGCAATAAGAAGACTACTCGTACTCGTGCCGGCGGTGGCACAAGGAGGAGGAAGAATTCACCACAGAAGTCGCCTGATTGTGTTGAAGTTATTGATCTTAAGGACGAGTTGATTATGAGGGAACATGAGTGTGAAAAGGCCGTCGGGGATGAGCATCGTGTTGAAGAAGTTGGCGCTGGTGAGCTTTGTGTTGAAGAAATTGGTGAAAAGGAGGATCATGGCAGAGATGCTTGTGGCATCAGTGGAGAGGCAAAAAAGGATAGTGCTTCTGGTTCTAAAGAGAAGTTGGGTGAATCTGGAAAGGAGCTGGATTTGGAGAAGACGACACTTGGAGAGTGGTTTGATTATTTGGAGATTGCTTTGCCGAAACAGATAATTGAAGCAAGTGAGGAGATGATCAAGGGTATGAGACTGAAAGCTGAAAGGGTTCACAATTACATGGTAGAGTTAGAAGCACCTATTGTGTAA